The genome window AAGAAAGACGTACCATTATAAAACGCCATACCCGCTACATAGCAGGTCATCAGCCCCGCTGGTGTCTGCGGATAGTACATGCTACCGTACCACACGGCAAAGTTCGTGATCAGAAAAAACAGTACGGATGATGCAACCGAAGTAGCCGCTACGCGCCACGCCGACGGTTGACGAAGTGCCCACAGGCCCAACAGCCAGATTAGCGTAAAACTCCCATAAACAGCGCCCATCGTACTATGAAAGCCAATCAGCGCATCACTCAGCAGCAGGGCTGCCAGCGGAGCAACCAGGCCAAGCCACTTCCGTTCAAACGTTGCCGCGCCAAATAGCGCCAGAGCCGCAATGGGCGTAACGTTTGGCCAGTGGGGCAACAGGCGAAACAGCGCCGTAACCAGCACAATGACCGTAAGGGTAACCAAACGAATTTGCAGTGATTTCATAAAATTTATCAGCGGTTAATGTATTGAACCGTGTACGAAGAATCCGTGATTGTGAGTTTCGTCACCGCGCCATAGTCGAGATTAAGACGGTAGGCATTCTGCAAAGATAAATCCAGAAACAGACAGAGCAAAGCCCGAATCACGCCACCATGCGAAACAACGAATACGGGCTCAGACGATTGCACCTGCGCCAATGGCTGAATTTTCTCCTGCCAGAAAGCGCTAACCCGTTCGAAAACATCGCTGAAATTCTCACCGTTTGGGGTTCTGACGTTTACGAAATCAGCCATCCACGGGTCCAGCACCTCACGACCAATGTCAGCCCAGGGGGTCATTTCCCAATCGCCGAAAAAGAATTCTTTGAGTCGGTCATCGAACTGCACCGGTAGCGGATGCTCACCGACAACGGCAGTCTGACCCGGTGCGGTTTCGATCTGACTCCCAGGTGAAAACGCAGCCGCCAGATCACTGGCTAATCGCTGACAGCGGCTTAGTGGCGAAGAGAAAATAGCCGATGGACGTTGCCATGCCGGATCGTCACCGGGCAGATGAGCCAGCAGCCGATCCCGCTGTTCTTCATACGTGTCGGCAAGGTCAACGTCCGATTGTCCGTAGGCAACACGTCGCCCAACGGCAACTTCGGTATGACGAATCAGGTAAACGTCCATAAGGTAGAAGAGAATAGGTCAGACTGAGACCCAGAGTAAGGAAACAAACGACAGGTAAATAATAACTTCGGTAATTTGTTGAGTAGCACCGAGGCAATCGCCGGTGTAGCCGCCGAGCCACTTCCCGAAAAACCACACGAGCCGCCACCGAACCAAAGCCAGCGGAATCAGGAAAAGTAAATAGATCCAGAGGGTTGTATACACGACCAGTGCAATCAGGGGTAGTAAACCGAAAATAGCCGCGATGGTTAGCTGACCAGCGGTAATGCCCTGCGCAATGGGCTTTGCCTTAGCGTCGAGGTCTTCGCGGGCGTAGGGCAGAGCCCGAATAACCGTTGTGGCCGTCAACCGACTCAGGCTATGGGCTGAAATGTACTTCAGCGCGACCCCCCACCCAAACGATTCAACGGTCAGCATCGATTGCAGCGCGAAAAATTTGACCGCCAACAGTAACCCCAGACCAATGGTACCGTAGGTTCCCAGACGGCTGTCTTTCATGATGGTCAGAATTTTCTCTTTCGTCCAGCCACCGCCGAAGCCATCGCATACATCAGCGAACCCGTCTTCGTGAAAAGCGCCCGTCACCCAGACCGTAGCAATCATGCTGAACAGAATCGGTAAATAGGTTGGCGGGAACAGTAGCGTACATAGCCAGTACATACCAACCCCAATCCCGCCCACGATCCAGCCGATCAGCGGAAAAAATACCGTCGACCGATTCAAGGCCTCCGCCGAGTGATCGATCGATTTTGGCACCGGTAATCGGGTGTAAAACATGAGGGCGGTAAAGAAGAGTCTCAACTTGATAAGGTTTGTTTATGACGAATGTGGAGCCAATGTAAACGTGGCTGAGTCAAGCTCCCGCTTTGTCTTAGTGACTAAGCTGACGGGCCAAATAGCGCTTGTCCCAGCCACGAACGGGTTAAAACCCGTGATACGATTACATACCGCTTTTATAAACTGTCCATCGTGGCCATTTCATTCAGCATCCCGACGGCAGCCTGCACGATGGGGTAGGCAAGGGCACACCCAGTACCTTCGCCCAGTCGCAGATTAAGCGTGAGCAGGGGCTGCGCATTTAAAAAGTTGAGCATCAACTGATGGCCGGTCTCGTCAGATTGATGGCAGAAAATACAATGCTGTCGTACGGCAGGGTTAAGGGCATGGGCGACCAGCAGAGCCGCCGTGGCAATAAATCCGTCGATTAGGATGAGCATACCGTTTTCGGTGGCCTGTAATAAACCGCCCACAATGGCCGCAATCTCCAGACCGCCCATGGCCGTCAAAATGGCCATGGGGTCGGTTAGCTGAACGTATTGATCAGCGACTTCCCGTAGGATCGACCGTTTATGAGCCAGCCCGGAGTCCGTAAGCCCCGTCCCGCGACCAACGCATTGCTCCAGCGGCAGATTCGTCAGGCGGTGCATCAACAGCGCGGCAGAAGCGGTGTTGCCGATGCCCATTTCGCCGAAACCAATCACGTTGCAATCCCGGTATTGAACCCCATTGACCAGCGTTTTTCCGGCATCAATAGCCGCTTCGCATTCGTCGGGTGTCATGGCAGCCTCGTAGCGCATGTTACGGGTGCCCGGCCGGATCTTATATTTTACAAAGTTATCGGTGTTTTCTTCGAAGGAACCGTTGACGCCTACATCGCACACTAACAGGTTCAGCCCATTCTGCCGGCAAAACACGTTGATGGCCGCACCGCCCGCGATGAAGTTTCTGACCATGCTATAGGTAATGTCGGCTGGGTAAGCGCTGACGCCTTCAGCCGCCAGTCCATGATCGCCCGCAAAAACCAACAGGTGCGGATTGCTGAGAGCGGGTGTCTCCGTCCGTTGGATCAAGGCGATTTGAAGGGCCAGTTCTTCGAGCCGACCCAGTGCACCAAGTGGTTTCGTTTTATGATCGATGCGCTGGCGAACGGTCGTTTCTAACGTAATGAGTGATGAAGTGAGCGTCATCGGTTGATAGGGTAAAAAAAGTCAATTTTCGGTGATGCGTCGTGTACTAGTGCATCACCGAAAATGGTTATTCAGATATTCGTCAATCGACGTTTAGTATGGTTTCTAGATCGGCAGGGGAGTAGTTGATACTCTTGAGCGTTTTCTGGTCGGCGTCGCGGTAGACCAGGAATTTACCGTCTGATTCAACATAGTGGCAATCAACACCTTTCGCCTGGTACTGCGCTACGGTTGCTTCGGCCTCTTCGACGGTCAGGCAAGCTTTGCTCATGTTCGACCGTTGAACTTCTTCGAACAGGGCCTTGAATTTATCGCCCAGGCCAAATTCCAGCACCGCACCAGACAGAACATATTGTAAATCGCAGAGCGCATCGGCCACCGCGACAATGTCACCCGCGACGATGGCTTCTCTAAATTCGTCGAGTTCTTCGGCCAGCAGCGCTACCCGCAGTCCACAACGGGATTCGGATGGAATTTGGGGTGTGTCGAGAACGGGGGCATGAAAGGTGCGGTGAAATTCCGCAACCTGGGTAAGTGAATCAGGTGAATGCATATTGTTTAGAAATCAGCGATCAGGTTGGTTTTGAACAGCTTAATGGCGATTGCCAAGAGGATGATGCCGAAGATTTTACGAAGTACCGCCAGTCCACCTGATCCTAACCGGGTTTCGAGCCAGCCCGATGATTTCAGAACCGCGTAGATCAGGAACAGATTCAGTACAATACCGACGATGATGTTAACGATCTGGTATTCCGCGCGCAGGGAGATAATGGTCGTTAACGTCCCGGCACCCGCAATGAGCGGAAAAGCGATGGGTACGATGTGCGTTGCTCCGCCCGTACTGGTTTCGTCGGGTTTGAAAATGGTGCGGCCCAGAATCATCTCCAGGCCAATCAGAAAGATAATCAGGGCACCGGCTACCGCAAATGAGGCAACATCGACGCCAAATAATTTCAGTAGGCGTTCGCCAACGAACAGGAACGAGACCATAAGCGCACCCGATACCAGCGTTGCCCGTTCGGATTCGATCTTGCCGACTTTTTTGCGCAGATCAATAATAACTGGTAATGAGCCAATTACGTCGATAACGGAGAACAAGATGAGCGTAACTGAAGCAATTTCCTTTATGTTGAACATGGTGATTGTGTACCATTCTACGAGTAGTGCTGCTGGAATGACAAAAGGAATCGCTTTAAGGTTTCAATCTCACTGTCAGTAATGGCCGGGAAATTGGCAATGCGGAAGGTCGTCGTTTTCCAGTCGCCATAGCCATTGCCCAGCGTGATACCCGCCTGTTGAGCAGCCTGTTTGATCGTCTTGACATCTGCTTCGGAACCCTCGATGGCAATCACCGTATCGGATCGCTCGGCCGGATTTTTGACTAACAACCGGAAGGGCGATGATGCCATTTCCTGTTCGAAAAAGGTGTACCAGCTGGCCGCTCGTTTTCTGGTGATCGCATCGACCTCGGCAATGGGCTGTACTTGCTGCATTACGCGCATGAGCAGGTAAATGCCCAGCCCATTGGGTGTGTAAGGCGTCTGGAACTTTGCGAAGTTTTCGTGAATGAACAGCAGACTGTTATAGTGGTCGTTTTCGCCGATGGCCTGCGCCTTGCTGAGTGCCGCCGGTGAATAAATCAATACCGCCAGTCCGGCCGGTAAACCGAAGCACTTCTGCACCGACGCGAACCAGACATCGGCCAAGGTCCAGTCGAAAGCGATACCGGCCATCGATGATACCGCATCTACAGCAATCAGGGCTGAACCGTCTTTTCCGGAAAAGTCCCGTCGAAACTGCGCCAGTGTTTCCATCGTGACCTGCGTACCGTTCGAGGTTTCATTCTGTACGAGACACAGTACATCGGCCTGATTAAGTTCAACCGGTGGTTTGATGCGGTAGGCGTATTCTGCCCATTTTTTGCCAAAAGCACCTCCGTATGGATGTAGACTGGCCTGCCCCGTCAGCGACTGTGCCACAATTTCCCAACACTCCGTTGCCGACGACACGAACGCAATGTGGTAATCGGCGGGGATGGCCAGCTTGTCGTGCAATAACCTGACCGTCTCTTTGACAATAGCCATGAACCCCGCGCTACGGTGGTTCAAACTGACAACGCCTTCGCGAATGGCTTCGGCTGCGTAGTCGGCTACCTGCGGATATACTTTCGATGGACCAGGGTAAAAGGTAATCATGTCGATTAGCGATTAATGGACAATGGCCAGCGGACGTAACCGGCAGTTGATAAGCGTTTGGGGTAATTTGTCATTGAAAATGGCCGTTGATTACTCACTGATCAGGTATCGTACGGCCATCTCGTAGCCTTTGAGACCAAGACCAACGACGACACCCTTGCATTTGGCCGACAGATAACTGTGGTGACGAAACGATTCGCGGGCGTGCACGTTAGAGATATGGACCTCAACCGCCGGGGCCGTAATGGCCGAGAGCGCGTCGGCAATAGCAATGGAGGTGTGGGTATAAGCCCCTGCATTGATCACGATACCATCGATGGTAAAGCCAAGCTCATGGATTTTATCCAGCAGCTCACCCTCGTGATTCGACTGAAAATAGCGAAGTTGCACATCGGGAAACAGATCTTCCAGCGTTTTGAGGTAATCGACGAACGAGCGGTTGCCATAAATACCCGGTTCGCGTTTGCCGAGCAGGTTCAGGTTGGGGCCGTTAATGATGAGGATCTGTTTCATACTATAACCTGGATGTCCACGTCCGGGAGTAAGGGTAATACAATCAATGTTTTTCGTCGGGAGGTGGTCGTCCCGGCTACTCGTATGTGGCAAAGTTATATAAACGCCTTCAAGAACTACCTTAAACTCGAACGGTCGTTGTCCGAAAACTCCGTAGAAGCTTACCTGCACGACGCCGAAAAACTCTATCAGTTCATCCTGCTAACTGAGCCCGAGTTGTCGCCCATGCAAATGACGGAGAAGCAGTTACTGAACTTTTTGGCCTATCTGGGCGAGTTGGGTTTATCGGCGCATAGTCAGGCGCGCATCCTGTCGGGATTAAAATCATTTTTTAGCTATCTGATCCTCGAAAACCTGATCCAGATCGATCCGACGCAATTGGTGGAAGCCCCGAAGCTGGGCCGGAAACTGCCCGACACGCTCAGTTTTCCCGAAATTGAAGGGATGCTGGCTGCTATTGACCTGTCGACACCCGGTGGCACCCGCGACCGGGCTATGCTCGAAGTCCTGTACAGTTCGGGCCTTCGGGTGTCGGAATTGCTCAATTTACGGTTGACAAATTGCTTTTTTGACGCGGGGTTCATCCGTGTCATTGGCAAAGGCGATAAGATGCGACTAGTTCCCATTGGACAGGATGCTATGCACTACACGCGCATCTATATCGAGCACGTTCGTTCGACACTGGATATTCAGAAAGGGGACGAAGATGCCATTTTCCTCAACCTGCGCGGGAAACAATTATCCCGTATTTCAGTCTTTACAACCATCAAAAAATTAGCGGACGAGGTAGGAATTCAAAAAAATATCAGCCCGCACACGTTCCGGCATTCATTTGCCACGCACCTGATCGAAGGCGGGGCCGATCTGCGGGCCGTTCAGCAGATGTTGGGACACGAATCAATTACTACCACCGAGATATACACCCACCTCGACCGCGACTACTTACAGCAAACGCTTCGGGAGTTTCACCCGAGAAGTCAGAAACGGAAGGGTTAGCTAGCTTTCTAACCCGCCCTAACTGAATCCTGAATCCGCTTTACTCTATACCTTGTCCATACAATTGAGATGAAAAAGAAAAACGCTTCGCTGTAACAGGCATGAGCGTGCCGCCGGGAGATTCAAGCAAAAAAAAGTCCCCGCTATCGAAACGATGGCGGGGAACCCCGAACCTACTAACCCAAAACTAATGAACTAATACTATTATTATGTTTTTAAAATCGTTGATTCGGATTGACACCACAGGCTCCGTTGATCGATGCGTGTGCGCCAGCTATAATGTTTATTTATTTACTTAAAAATAAACAAAACTCGTGCCATATTTCATTTGAATGATTTTAAATTAATAAGAATGCTCCTATTTGTATGCAAATAATGGAAAATATTTCTCTAAAAAATCAGCAAACGCAATTTAGTTTACCAGACGGTATCCATTATTTGAATTGCGCCACCCGTGCACCCTTAAGTAAGTTAGCCGAGCAGGCTGGTTACGATGCAGTTAGACGGGATACGAACCCGTTTGGTCTCCGTCCCGACGATTTTTTTCGCGGAGCCGTCCGCGTTCGTGCGTTATTCTCCGAATTGATCAATAATCCTGACCCCGATCGGATTGCAATCGTGCCATCTGTTTCCTACGGTATGGCTGTGGTTGCCCGTAACCTGCCTCATAAGCCCGGTATACAGGCTGGGCAGACGATCGTCCTTCTCGAAAGCGAATTTCCGAGTGATGTGTACGCCTGGGAACGCGTCAGTCAGGAAGTGGGGCTAACGATCAAGACGGTTCGTATGCCCGATCAATTTCCCAAAGGACCCGTCTGGAACGAACGATTACTCGATGCGATCGGACCCGATACCGCCCTGGTACTGGCTCCCCCCGTGCACTGGATGTATGGCGTTCAGTTCGACCTGGAGGCAGTCGGAAAACGGGCGCGGGAGGTAGGGGCGTGGTTTGCCGTAGACGGGACACAGGCCATCGGTGCGCTGCCGTTTGATCTGGCGGCCAGTCAACCTGACGCAGTTGTATGTGCTGGTTATAAATGGCTGATGGGGCCTTATTCGCTGGGGTTAGCGTATTTCGGTCCCGCTTTCGATGAGGGCATTCCGCTAGAAGAGGGCTGGATGAATCGACTGGACAGTAATCAATTTCACCGGTTGATGGATTATCAGCCCGCTTACCGACCCAAGGCGTATCGCTACAACGTCGGCGAACAGTCCCATTTTATCCAGATGCCCATGCTGGAGGCATCGCTGACGCAGCTGCTTGACTGGAAACCCGAACGAATTCAGGCGTATACGGAAGATCTGATGCAACACGCGTGGCCAGCACTGGAGCAACTTGGCTGTTTCATCGAACCCGTACACGGTAAACAGGGACGCAGTCACCATCTGGTTGGGCTTTGGTTGCCCGACTACGCCGACCCAATGGCTGTTCAACAGGCGCTGCTGGCCGAGAAGGTTGCCGTTTCGCCCCGCGCCCGGGCTCTGCGAATCGCACCACATCTGTACAATACACCCGCTGATGTCGATGCACTGGTGGGCGTACTGACAGACGTACTCAAGCGGTAGGCAAGCTAATAACCGCTCACGTCAGCGAATAGATGCGTTACGCTTCGTACAACTCAAGGGGTAAATCGTCCGGGTCAGCAAAAAAGGTAAATCGCCGACCCGTTTGCTCATCGACTCGGATCGGTTCGGTTACTACACCTTGTTGATTCAGTTGAGCGACAGCGGCATCAAGGTCGTGTACGGCAAAGGCCAGATGGCGCAGACCGAGTGCTTCGGGTCGGGAAGGTCGTTTTTGTGGGCTTGGAAACGAAAACAGCTCAATTATGTACTGACCGTTGAGGGCCAGATCTAATTTGTACGACTGTCGTTCGTGGCGATAGACCTCGCCCAGGATCGTTAGACCCAGTATATCGGTGTAAAAATGTTTGGACGTTGGGTAGTCCGAACAGATGATGGCAATGTGGTGTACGGCGGCTAGGTTCAGCATACTTATCTTGGAGCAAGCAGGGTATCGTCGTCGGTTACGGTCGTGTCAATGGCAATGCCGTCGCGTTGGGCTGGGAAGGCCCGCTCTACCTGCCGGTGTTTGTTCCAGGGTGCGGTTGTCCGGCGGGCCATATCAATGGCAAACAGAGCGACAATGGCCGTAAAGGAAATAAAGACGATGATAAAAATTCGACGATTACGGTTCACGGATTACAGGTGGTTTTGCGCGACGAACAGCATTGGTTACGGTTCGTAACGGTATTTTATTGATCGTGCGGTAGCTGTTTGGGAGCGATCTCGAAGGCTACGCTACCCGTTCGTCCGGACACTTCCGGCCAGGAAACATCGGCAAACGTAACGGCAACAACGGCACCCTTGCTCATCGAACCAACCGATTGATGCGTCAGAAATTCGGCGAAGTAAGAAACATCCGGATTATGACCAACGATCATGGCTGAGTCGATATCGTTAGGCAGGGCATTGACCGCAGCCAGATACGCTTTCGGACCCCCTTCAAACAGCGGTTCATTCAGTTGAATCGTTGTTTGATCAAAGCCAAGCTGTTCCGCAATGACTTTTGCTGTGTCGCGGGCGCGGGGCGCGGTACTACTGATAATGACCTGGGGATGAATAGCTTTGTTGTGCAGATAACGACCCATCCGGGCGGCTGCCATAATGCCGTCGGAGGTCAATTCACGACTGTGATCGTTCATGAACGGGGACCGGTCTTCGGCTTTTGCATGCCGAACGATATAAAGTGTAAGGGGCATCGGAAACGTGTATGAGCTACGATCACTAACGGATTACGGGCGCTGAAAGTTAGCGAATAGCGACAAAATATGCGTGATTGTTCGCTGGGCAAGGCAACAGGTGCGCGCTACTCCTCCGCGAAACGGGTGGCCCACCCACATAAATCCCGTAACGATGAACCGGTTCACCGCTCGGTGTTCAGTCAAAACGAGCGGTACAGCTTTGCTGAGGCAAAGCTGTTTTTAGTCAACCAACCGTCACCTTTTTAATTCTAGTGGGCTATTCAGCGTACAATCTGTATTTTTGCGGACCGAACACAATCCGGTTGTCGTTTCAGCATGAGTTATTTACCAATTCAGCACGTATTAAAAACAGTACCCGTTGGCACCGATGTGACCATTAAAGGGTGGGTCCGCACCAAGCGCGAAAGTAAAAACGCCGTATTTATTGCCCTCAACGACGGCTCAACGATCAATAATATCCAGGCCGTTGCTGAAGCCGGGCAACTGTCGGAAGAGACGCTGAAACTCGTCACGACCGGGGCTTGTCTGGCCGTTACCGGGTCGCTGGTCGAGTCGCAGGGAGCTGGCCAGGCGGTGGAGGTTAAGATTGCATCGATCCAGGTTTATGGACCGGCTGACCCCGACAAGTACCCCTTGCAACCAAAGCGGCACTCGCTGGAATTTCTGCGTGAGATTGCCCACCTGCGCCCACGTACTAACACATTCAGTGCCATTTTGCGCGTTCGCCATGCGCTGGCGTTTGCCATTCATAAGTACTTTAACGACAACGGATTTTTCTACCTGAACACGCCCATCATAACCGCTTCTGACGCGGAAGGAGCGGGTGAAATGTTCCGGGTAACGACGCTCGATGCGACGAAGCCACCCCTCACCGAAGAGGGTAAGGTCGACTATAGCCAGGATTTCTTCGGACGGGAAACCAACCTGACCGTATCGGGGCAGCTCGAAGGCGAACTGGGCGCTATGGCTCTGGGCAAGATTTATACTTTTGGACCAACCTTCCGCGCCGAGAACTCAAACACGACGCGGCACCTGGCCGAGTTCTGGATGATTGAGCCGGAGATGGCTTTCTTTGAGCTGGAAGACAACATGAATCTGGCCGAGGATTTCGTGAAGACGGTCATTCGCTACGCGTTGCAACACTGCGCCGACGATCTGGCCTTTCTGGATAATCGGCTGAAAGAAGAAGAGAAGACCAAAAAGAAAGAAGAGCAGAGTGAGCTGAGCCTATTGGAAAAGCTCCAGTTTGTGATCAGCAACGAATTCGTCCGGCTTACCTACACTGATGCCATCGAGATTCTGGTAAATTCCAAACCTGCCAAAAAAGGCCAGTTTCAGTACGAGGTTAGCTGGGGTGTCGATTTGCAGTCAGAGCACGAGCGGTATCTGGTCGA of Spirosoma agri contains these proteins:
- a CDS encoding aminotransferase class V-fold PLP-dependent enzyme; protein product: MITFYPGPSKVYPQVADYAAEAIREGVVSLNHRSAGFMAIVKETVRLLHDKLAIPADYHIAFVSSATECWEIVAQSLTGQASLHPYGGAFGKKWAEYAYRIKPPVELNQADVLCLVQNETSNGTQVTMETLAQFRRDFSGKDGSALIAVDAVSSMAGIAFDWTLADVWFASVQKCFGLPAGLAVLIYSPAALSKAQAIGENDHYNSLLFIHENFAKFQTPYTPNGLGIYLLMRVMQQVQPIAEVDAITRKRAASWYTFFEQEMASSPFRLLVKNPAERSDTVIAIEGSEADVKTIKQAAQQAGITLGNGYGDWKTTTFRIANFPAITDSEIETLKRFLLSFQQHYS
- a CDS encoding aminotransferase class V-fold PLP-dependent enzyme — translated: MENISLKNQQTQFSLPDGIHYLNCATRAPLSKLAEQAGYDAVRRDTNPFGLRPDDFFRGAVRVRALFSELINNPDPDRIAIVPSVSYGMAVVARNLPHKPGIQAGQTIVLLESEFPSDVYAWERVSQEVGLTIKTVRMPDQFPKGPVWNERLLDAIGPDTALVLAPPVHWMYGVQFDLEAVGKRAREVGAWFAVDGTQAIGALPFDLAASQPDAVVCAGYKWLMGPYSLGLAYFGPAFDEGIPLEEGWMNRLDSNQFHRLMDYQPAYRPKAYRYNVGEQSHFIQMPMLEASLTQLLDWKPERIQAYTEDLMQHAWPALEQLGCFIEPVHGKQGRSHHLVGLWLPDYADPMAVQQALLAEKVAVSPRARALRIAPHLYNTPADVDALVGVLTDVLKR
- the aroQ gene encoding type II 3-dehydroquinate dehydratase, encoding MKQILIINGPNLNLLGKREPGIYGNRSFVDYLKTLEDLFPDVQLRYFQSNHEGELLDKIHELGFTIDGIVINAGAYTHTSIAIADALSAITAPAVEVHISNVHARESFRHHSYLSAKCKGVVVGLGLKGYEMAVRYLISE
- the cobT gene encoding nicotinate-nucleotide--dimethylbenzimidazole phosphoribosyltransferase; protein product: MTLTSSLITLETTVRQRIDHKTKPLGALGRLEELALQIALIQRTETPALSNPHLLVFAGDHGLAAEGVSAYPADITYSMVRNFIAGGAAINVFCRQNGLNLLVCDVGVNGSFEENTDNFVKYKIRPGTRNMRYEAAMTPDECEAAIDAGKTLVNGVQYRDCNVIGFGEMGIGNTASAALLMHRLTNLPLEQCVGRGTGLTDSGLAHKRSILREVADQYVQLTDPMAILTAMGGLEIAAIVGGLLQATENGMLILIDGFIATAALLVAHALNPAVRQHCIFCHQSDETGHQLMLNFLNAQPLLTLNLRLGEGTGCALAYPIVQAAVGMLNEMATMDSL
- a CDS encoding DUF6580 family putative transport protein; the protein is MKSLQIRLVTLTVIVLVTALFRLLPHWPNVTPIAALALFGAATFERKWLGLVAPLAALLLSDALIGFHSTMGAVYGSFTLIWLLGLWALRQPSAWRVAATSVASSVLFFLITNFAVWYGSMYYPQTPAGLMTCYVAGMAFYNGTSFFLNGLLGDLFFTTVLFGGYYLLQQRFTVLRPARA
- the cobC gene encoding alpha-ribazole phosphatase family protein, which produces MDVYLIRHTEVAVGRRVAYGQSDVDLADTYEEQRDRLLAHLPGDDPAWQRPSAIFSSPLSRCQRLASDLAAAFSPGSQIETAPGQTAVVGEHPLPVQFDDRLKEFFFGDWEMTPWADIGREVLDPWMADFVNVRTPNGENFSDVFERVSAFWQEKIQPLAQVQSSEPVFVVSHGGVIRALLCLFLDLSLQNAYRLNLDYGAVTKLTITDSSYTVQYINR
- a CDS encoding pyrophosphohydrolase domain-containing protein, with the protein product MHSPDSLTQVAEFHRTFHAPVLDTPQIPSESRCGLRVALLAEELDEFREAIVAGDIVAVADALCDLQYVLSGAVLEFGLGDKFKALFEEVQRSNMSKACLTVEEAEATVAQYQAKGVDCHYVESDGKFLVYRDADQKTLKSINYSPADLETILNVD
- a CDS encoding SixA phosphatase family protein, yielding MPLTLYIVRHAKAEDRSPFMNDHSRELTSDGIMAAARMGRYLHNKAIHPQVIISSTAPRARDTAKVIAEQLGFDQTTIQLNEPLFEGGPKAYLAAVNALPNDIDSAMIVGHNPDVSYFAEFLTHQSVGSMSKGAVVAVTFADVSWPEVSGRTGSVAFEIAPKQLPHDQ
- the asnS gene encoding asparagine--tRNA ligase, translated to MSYLPIQHVLKTVPVGTDVTIKGWVRTKRESKNAVFIALNDGSTINNIQAVAEAGQLSEETLKLVTTGACLAVTGSLVESQGAGQAVEVKIASIQVYGPADPDKYPLQPKRHSLEFLREIAHLRPRTNTFSAILRVRHALAFAIHKYFNDNGFFYLNTPIITASDAEGAGEMFRVTTLDATKPPLTEEGKVDYSQDFFGRETNLTVSGQLEGELGAMALGKIYTFGPTFRAENSNTTRHLAEFWMIEPEMAFFELEDNMNLAEDFVKTVIRYALQHCADDLAFLDNRLKEEEKTKKKEEQSELSLLEKLQFVISNEFVRLTYTDAIEILVNSKPAKKGQFQYEVSWGVDLQSEHERYLVEKHFKKPVILTNYPRAIKSFYMKQDEESSATPGPTVRAMDVLFPGIGEIIGGSQREDDFDKLVARMHEVGIEPETMWWYLDTRRFGSAPHAGFGLGFERLVLFVTGMSNIRDVIPFPRAPKTAEF
- the xerD gene encoding site-specific tyrosine recombinase XerD is translated as MWQSYINAFKNYLKLERSLSENSVEAYLHDAEKLYQFILLTEPELSPMQMTEKQLLNFLAYLGELGLSAHSQARILSGLKSFFSYLILENLIQIDPTQLVEAPKLGRKLPDTLSFPEIEGMLAAIDLSTPGGTRDRAMLEVLYSSGLRVSELLNLRLTNCFFDAGFIRVIGKGDKMRLVPIGQDAMHYTRIYIEHVRSTLDIQKGDEDAIFLNLRGKQLSRISVFTTIKKLADEVGIQKNISPHTFRHSFATHLIEGGADLRAVQQMLGHESITTTEIYTHLDRDYLQQTLREFHPRSQKRKG
- the gloA2 gene encoding SMU1112c/YaeR family gloxylase I-like metalloprotein, whose product is MLNLAAVHHIAIICSDYPTSKHFYTDILGLTILGEVYRHERQSYKLDLALNGQYIIELFSFPSPQKRPSRPEALGLRHLAFAVHDLDAAVAQLNQQGVVTEPIRVDEQTGRRFTFFADPDDLPLELYEA
- a CDS encoding MarC family protein — encoded protein: MFNIKEIASVTLILFSVIDVIGSLPVIIDLRKKVGKIESERATLVSGALMVSFLFVGERLLKLFGVDVASFAVAGALIIFLIGLEMILGRTIFKPDETSTGGATHIVPIAFPLIAGAGTLTTIISLRAEYQIVNIIVGIVLNLFLIYAVLKSSGWLETRLGSGGLAVLRKIFGIILLAIAIKLFKTNLIADF
- a CDS encoding adenosylcobinamide-GDP ribazoletransferase, producing MRLFFTALMFYTRLPVPKSIDHSAEALNRSTVFFPLIGWIVGGIGVGMYWLCTLLFPPTYLPILFSMIATVWVTGAFHEDGFADVCDGFGGGWTKEKILTIMKDSRLGTYGTIGLGLLLAVKFFALQSMLTVESFGWGVALKYISAHSLSRLTATTVIRALPYAREDLDAKAKPIAQGITAGQLTIAAIFGLLPLIALVVYTTLWIYLLFLIPLALVRWRLVWFFGKWLGGYTGDCLGATQQITEVIIYLSFVSLLWVSV